The following are encoded in a window of Candidatus Microthrix parvicella Bio17-1 genomic DNA:
- a CDS encoding class I SAM-dependent methyltransferase, giving the protein MSGESTVSGKSTVMAIHRSGVVTDAEGTEYPIRPMSILEVEGRALRDFMVQRGYSQSLETGMAYGVSTLWLADAAARVEGGHHIAIDPRQHSGYHSIGMLNVERAGLNNVVDTYVESSELRLPKLVEAKTKLDFAFIDGRHLFDSALIDFFYVDRMLRVGGAVALHDLWMPSLRKVAGFIRQNRNYRLVPVDSVSQLGLPLRAYKVAKRLRTSTLGRDRSGFRARAENLCVLEKVAGDDRHHEHFEPF; this is encoded by the coding sequence ATGAGCGGCGAATCGACGGTGAGCGGCAAATCAACGGTGATGGCCATTCACCGCAGCGGTGTCGTGACCGATGCCGAAGGGACCGAGTACCCGATTCGACCCATGTCCATCCTGGAGGTCGAGGGCCGGGCGCTTCGAGATTTCATGGTGCAGCGTGGCTACTCCCAGAGCCTGGAGACCGGGATGGCCTACGGCGTGTCCACCCTGTGGCTGGCGGACGCAGCGGCCAGGGTGGAAGGCGGCCATCACATCGCCATCGATCCACGGCAGCACAGCGGGTACCACTCGATCGGCATGCTCAACGTCGAGCGAGCCGGGCTGAACAACGTGGTCGACACCTACGTCGAGTCGTCGGAGTTGCGCCTTCCCAAACTGGTGGAGGCCAAGACCAAGCTGGACTTTGCCTTCATCGATGGTCGGCACCTGTTCGACTCGGCGCTGATCGACTTCTTCTACGTCGATCGCATGCTGCGTGTTGGCGGCGCGGTCGCTCTGCATGACCTGTGGATGCCCAGCCTTCGCAAGGTTGCGGGGTTCATTCGCCAGAACCGCAATTACCGGCTGGTTCCGGTGGACTCGGTGTCTCAGCTTGGGTTGCCGCTTCGGGCGTACAAGGTGGCGAAGCGTCTTCGAACCTCCACCCTCGGGCGCGATCGATCGGGTTTCCGGGCCCGGGCGGAGAACCTGTGCGTCCTCGAGAAGGTCGCCGGCGACGATCGCCACCACGAGCATTTCGAGCCGTTTTAG
- a CDS encoding acyl-CoA dehydrogenase family protein: MDFNLPGKDDPRRQAVRAFLAEHPAPSGPQLGDAGYMVPHWPRPWGLGADPIHQLIIDEEFRSAGVRRPPNPIGLGWAGPTLIEAGTEEQQQRWLHGLVSGEDLWCQLFSEPGAGSDLAAISTVAERDGDEWVVNGQKVWTSLAHHARWGILIARTGPSVEAARDSDGGDSKHSGITYFVCPMDAEGIEIRPLIEMTGAHTFNEVFFTDVRLPDAYRVGDVGQGWSLAKITLANERVSLSSGGVLWGQGPHTETLFDEVRAAGGVVDPVMRQRLAQTWIEGEVLRLIRMRTISAVVAGKSPGPEASVRKVVADEHGQAVMELAKDLAGPAGMLTDGGPLGRSVALWHYGYLFARALTVGGGTGEVQRNILGERVLGLPHEPSTS; encoded by the coding sequence ATGGACTTCAACCTCCCGGGGAAGGACGACCCTCGGCGCCAGGCGGTGCGTGCATTCCTGGCCGAGCACCCTGCGCCCTCCGGGCCTCAACTGGGCGATGCCGGCTACATGGTGCCGCACTGGCCTCGACCCTGGGGCCTGGGCGCCGACCCGATCCATCAGTTGATCATCGACGAGGAGTTCCGGTCAGCCGGGGTGAGGCGTCCCCCCAACCCCATCGGGCTGGGTTGGGCCGGGCCGACCCTGATCGAGGCCGGCACCGAGGAGCAGCAGCAGCGGTGGCTCCACGGGCTCGTGTCCGGAGAGGACCTGTGGTGTCAGCTGTTCTCCGAGCCGGGTGCAGGATCGGATTTGGCGGCGATCAGCACCGTGGCCGAGCGTGACGGCGACGAGTGGGTGGTGAATGGTCAGAAGGTGTGGACCAGCCTGGCCCACCATGCCCGTTGGGGCATCCTGATCGCCCGCACCGGGCCGTCGGTCGAAGCCGCGCGTGACTCCGACGGCGGCGATTCCAAACACAGTGGCATCACCTACTTCGTCTGCCCGATGGACGCTGAAGGTATCGAGATCCGCCCGCTGATCGAGATGACCGGCGCCCATACCTTCAACGAGGTCTTTTTCACCGACGTGCGTTTGCCCGACGCCTACCGGGTGGGGGACGTCGGCCAGGGCTGGTCGTTGGCAAAGATCACGCTGGCCAACGAGCGCGTGTCGCTGTCGTCCGGCGGCGTGCTGTGGGGCCAGGGGCCGCACACCGAGACGCTTTTCGACGAGGTCCGGGCGGCCGGCGGCGTCGTCGACCCGGTGATGCGCCAGCGCCTGGCCCAAACCTGGATCGAGGGTGAGGTGCTGCGCCTCATTCGTATGCGGACGATCTCGGCGGTGGTGGCCGGGAAGAGCCCGGGGCCGGAGGCGTCGGTGCGTAAGGTGGTGGCCGATGAACACGGCCAGGCGGTGATGGAGTTGGCTAAAGACCTTGCCGGTCCGGCCGGCATGCTCACCGACGGCGGCCCGCTTGGCCGGTCGGTGGCGCTGTGGCACTACGGATACCTGTTTGCCCGGGCGCTCACGGTGGGGGGTGGCACCGGCGAGGTGCAACGCAACATCCTGGGGGAGCGGGTGCTTGGCCTGCCCCATGAGCCGAGCACGTCATGA